In a single window of the Nicotiana tomentosiformis chromosome 8, ASM39032v3, whole genome shotgun sequence genome:
- the LOC104102077 gene encoding protein NUCLEAR FUSION DEFECTIVE 6, mitochondrial-like isoform X1 translates to MASFTVRSLLRSATTSGRKAAVRLSGGSKPKASASTFRIPSQKPLTARIFRSPVEMSCIRVETMFPYHSATASALLNSMLSGTPRCYGWSLEDCNDDL, encoded by the exons ATGGCGTCTTTCACCGTCAGGTCCCTCCTCCGCTCCGCCACTACCTCCGGCCGAAAAGCCGCCGTTAGACTTTCCGGTGGTTCCAAGCCCAaggcctctgcctctacctttCGTATCCCATCACAGAAACCACTTACCGCTCGCATTTTCAG GTCACCTGTTGAAATGAGCTGTATAAGAGTGGAAACGATGTTTCCATATCACAGTGCTACTGCTTCTGCATTGCTGAATTCCATGTTATCTGGCACTCCTCGATGCTATGGTTGGAGTCTTGAAG ATTGCAATGATGATTTATGA
- the LOC104102077 gene encoding protein NUCLEAR FUSION DEFECTIVE 6, mitochondrial-like isoform X2: protein MASFTVRSLLRSATTSGRKAAVRLSGGSKPKASASTFRIPSQKPLTARIFRSPVEMSCIRVETMFPYHSATASALLNSMLSGTPRCYGWSLEDL, encoded by the exons ATGGCGTCTTTCACCGTCAGGTCCCTCCTCCGCTCCGCCACTACCTCCGGCCGAAAAGCCGCCGTTAGACTTTCCGGTGGTTCCAAGCCCAaggcctctgcctctacctttCGTATCCCATCACAGAAACCACTTACCGCTCGCATTTTCAG GTCACCTGTTGAAATGAGCTGTATAAGAGTGGAAACGATGTTTCCATATCACAGTGCTACTGCTTCTGCATTGCTGAATTCCATGTTATCTGGCACTCCTCGATGCTATGGTTGGAGTCTTGAAG ATTTGTGA